Proteins encoded within one genomic window of Triticum aestivum cultivar Chinese Spring chromosome 2D, IWGSC CS RefSeq v2.1, whole genome shotgun sequence:
- the LOC123053392 gene encoding protein phosphatase methylesterase 1 codes for MEPAPLSSLQEEGEPDEPSSSSAFSAAAVPPRPATHHSLHKYAPMDWSAYFDEERPVAIPNTEDVFNVYMAGSEGPVVFCLHGGGYSGLSFALAANQIKGKARVVAMDLRGHGKSSTSDDLDLSIETLTNDVIAVIRTLYGDPPPAIILVGHSMGGSVAVHVAARRAIRNLHGLVVVDVVEGTAMASLIHMQKILLNRAQHFPSIEKAIEWSVKGGPLRNIDSARISIPSTLKYDESKECYTYRTPLEKTEKYWKGWYEGLSDKFLSCPVQKILLLAGTDRLDRALTIGQMQGKFQMIVVRHTGHAIQEDVPEEFASHILNFISRNKIGPNGVEIPGLIKKWQQ; via the exons ATGGAGCCCGCGCCACTCTCCTCGCTGCAGGAGGAAGGGGAACCCGACGAACCGTCCTCCTCCTCtgccttctccgccgccgccgtgccgcctcGCCCCGCCACGCA CCACTCGCTCCACAAGTACGCGCCCATGGACTGGTCGGCCTACTTCGACGAGGAGCGCCCCGTCGCCATCCCGAACACCGAGGAC GTTTTCAATGTGTACATGGCCGGATCGGAAGGGCCCGTCGTGTTCTGTCTGCACGGAGGCGGCTACTCTGG GCTTTCATTTGCGCTAGCAGCTAATCAGATAAAGGGAAAGGCTCGTGTTGTTGCCATGGATTTACGGGGACATGGGAAATCTTCCACAAGTGATGATTTGGATCTGTCCATTGAA ACTCTTACCAATGATGTAATAGCTGTTATACGTACATTGTATGGAGATCCGCCACCAGCAATTATACTTGTTGGTCATAG CATGGGTGGTTCAGTGGCTGTACATGTGGCTGCAAGAAGAGCAATTCGTAATCTTCATGGTCTTGTTGTTGTTGATGTGGTTGAG GGAACAGCAATGGCTTCATTGATTCATATGCAGAAAATCTTATTAAATCGAGCACAGCACTTCCCGAGCATTGAAAAAGCA ATTGAATGGAGTGTCAAAGGTGGGCCGCTACGGAACATTGATTCTGCGCGTATTTCTATTCCATCTACCTTGAAGTATGATGAATCAAAGGAATG CTATACATACCGTACTCCTCTTGAGAAAACAGAGAAGTACTGGAAAGGATG GTATGAAGGTCTTTCAGACAAGTTCTTATCTTGTCCTGTACAAAAGATACTATTATTAGCTGGCACCGATAGATTGGACAG AGCTTTAACAATTGGTCAAATGCAAGGGAAGTTTCAAATGATAGTAGTTCGACACACTGGACATGCCATACAG GAAGATGTGCCTGAAGAATTTGCATCACACATACTGAACTTCATATCTCGCAACAAAATAGGGCCCAATGGTGTTGAG ATACCTGGCCtcataaaaaaatggcagcaatag
- the LOC123053393 gene encoding uncharacterized protein, with amino-acid sequence MHLITLFTKIIGVVTIALVSIVSILGLICLSRAVYFQLWINRRGYQRLNYFNGPWLTRITLVLVAFWWGIGEVLRLTFVNGEGRFTSDQMWQANVCKFYIISNLGFAEPGLFLLLAFLLSAALQKQELGTLNRKWNQKTIRAMFIICLPSFVWEACVVFIGPRVASDDGQTSNLGKFWYSASTVHNGNVTCTYPLLSSIFLGAFYIILAIYVMFVGGQMLSLVINKGLRRRIYMLIFATMILLPRATLLGLSIVSWPGETAHETLVFTSFLVLMLAAMAGIVILVYFPVADAFAIVDQGNIEMQADQETIL; translated from the coding sequence ATGCACTTGATTACTTTATTCACCAAGATTATTGGTGTGGTGACCATTGCTCTCGTTTCCATAGTTTCCATCTTGGGCCTGATCTGCCTAAGCCGAGCGGTGTATTTTCAGCTGTGGATCAACAGAAGAGGCTACCAGCGACTTAACTACTTCAACGGGCCGTGGCTGACACGGATAACACTAGTATTGGTTGCCTTCTGGTGGGGTATTGGAGAAGTACTTCGGCTCACTTTCGTGAATGGAGAGGGGAGGTTCACTTCTGACCAGATGTGGCAAGCAAATGTTTGCAAATTCTATATCATCTCAAATTTGGGGTTTGCAGAGCCAGGATTGTTCTTGCTGCTCGCTTTCCTTCTCAGTGCAGCTTTACAGAAGCAAGAGCTTGGTACCTTAAACCGGAAGTGGAATCAAAAAACCATACGTGCCATGTTTATTATCTGCCTTCCTTCGTTTGTCTGGGAAGCTTGTGTTGTTTTCATTGGTCCTCGTGTTGCTTCAGATGATGGCCAAACATCAAATCTTGGAAAGTTCTGGTATTCAGCCTCAACAGTCCACAATGGCAATGTCACATGCACATACCCACTGTTGAGCAGCATATTTCTTGGGGCATTCTACATCATATTGGCCATTTATGTGATGTTTGTTGGAGGACAGATGCTGTCTTTGGTGATCAACAAGGGGCTCCGACGGAGGATATACATGCTAATATTTGCCACTATGATATTACTTCCCCGAGCTACACTTCTTGGGCTCTCCATTGTTTCATGGCCAGGTGAAACAGCCCATGAAACTCTCGTATTTACCTCCTTCCTGGTGCTGATGCTTGCTGCCATGGCTGGTATTGTGATTTTGGTGTATTTTCCGGTTGCTGATGCCTTTGCTATAGTTGATCAAGGGAACATTGAGATGCAAGCGGATCAGGAGACTATCCTATGA